The DNA window CTAAAATGACATTCAGATGGAAGGTAAGAGTTACTTTCATCTCAACTTATTTAAACTGTTTTGAAATAGTAAGTCAGCTCATATAAAGAACAAGTCTGATTCAGGATATGACAAAGACAAGTAggttatttttgaataactatGAAGTTGATCATCTTGCATTTCCTCTAAAACTGATTTCATACAAAATGAGCATGTCTGTCTGACATTACAGAGATGAAGCCAGAAAAAAAAGGCTGAAAATGCCTCTTCTGTGCTGGTTTAAGGGCCCTGCTGTTATGCATGCTGGCCCGCCAGTAAATGTTTTTGAGCCACTATTAATACAACGTATTTCATCCGAGCTTTGCATGCTATGACAAGCCCATGTCTGCCGCCTCCAGTACAATACATGACTGTGATGAACTATATCTCACAATTGGTGACGTGGATGCTGAGGTTTCAACTGTAATTGGAACAGTTTTCTGATGTCAAATATAACTGTGCTGAgtttgaatacatttgaattttcTAGGAatttggccatttgtttacTGTAGTAAGAAACACATCTAAACCAACAATTCAACAATATGGCTGCCAAATATACTAAGTTTCACCACCTGCAGCCTTCTTTAAACTATGGTTATGTTTATGAGTAAAGCAGCTTTTAATGGTTTCAGAGTAGTTCATCTTAAATATGTTACATATCTGATATAGTCAGTCCACCTGttgaatgttattttcttttacacattTGGGGTTTTTGATCTTTTAAGTGCTTTGGTTAATCAGCCAAATGCCTCTGGATATAATGGTTGggtaacatttaaaaagttatattatgataatataatatagttgATATAATGTCAGACAACGAGGGATTACTTAATGACTTTATAACTACTCTATGACTGCGCAGTCCAGGACACACTGTAAAAAGCATCCCAATAGGGTCCCAACTGTAGCCTGGTGAATATTGCATCTATAAAACACTTATATTAATAAGGGATACAACCGTACTTATGGTAATATTCAAgctcattttcaaacaacatAGAGAAATTAAAACACCTGACAATTTAAGCATGAATATGTTCATGACCGTCTTTTAATTTCTACCTTTGATAAAATACCTAATGACAAAAAGTAACAGAGTAACGGAGAACTTATACCTATATTCCTACAAAGCAATTTATAATGGCTGAGTGAAATCTTGCTCTCCAAATGATTACTGCTCAGATTTACATAGTAACAGCGTGAGGTACGCAATACATGCAGCAGGGCCTCTGGCAAGATGCCAAACGCTGCATAACAAGCCACAAAGTCCATCTGCCTTTTTCATCAGAAAGAAATAGTGCTCAGAGATGTGAGTGAGCATCAATCTCAGACAGCAGAGCAACATTATACACGTGCcacaaaaaacaagatgaaaccTTTTATAGCTCGGGTGTGTAACTTTTCTACAGCATCCCATGGTGCACCATTCGTATTCTTCTTAGGTATTGATAGCCTTACACTAAGCAGAGGGAGTACATTCATTTTCGGTTTTATCTGCACTTTAACGCGTTTACATGATTAATAGTGGGTGCAGAAGATGACAAGAGATCCACATTAGACACGTGTCTGTAAAGACTGCACATATTCGCCAAAAACTATAATCGAGGTTGACTGCCAACAAGAACTCTGCACCTGACTCTCTCATAAGaaggaaaaatattaaactcAGCCAAAACTAACTGCTGTTAACTTCTGGGGATGTAGACTGTGACTGGGTGCAGTATTATACTTTAAAAGTATTATGTTATAAAACTGTAAAGTTCATTGAGGAAGTTCTCATGTGGAGTTTGCAACACATTCAACATAACTttgctaataataatacaccAAAAAATCTCATTTAAGACTTGATAATGTACTTGTGATTGCTCAATGCTGATATTATGAGATGCATTTATATTCTAATAAAAGCtgaataaacatgaaaaagatcaGTGGAATCCGCGGGAAAACTCtccatcatttaaaatatacccTTTCCGTTTAATATCCGGGGTCTTCTGTCTCCCATGGTTACACTAGGCTTAATTCTTCCATGCTAAGAAAGGCCATGGGAATAAGATATTTCATTCATGTCTGGAACAATAGCCTTCCATCTTTACGCCAACAGTAAACCGTGTCAGATCAGGCCAACGCTCCCAACTGCTGCACCCACTTTGCTGactgaacaaacaaataaataaatatataattgcGTAATGTTGCTGCTAATTTCAAATCAAGCGTCTTCGTGGCTAGTGTTAGCTGATGATATGTACATAGTTGAAATTCCTTTCCGCCGCGGTAACCGGAATAAATAGAGAGTTAGTGAAAACAGAGCTGTGGTAACAAGTCGTGTAACTATGtttctgattgttgttgttgctgatgtTTGCAAAGCTCATCGCAGCAGCCTCGCCCGAATTAAGCTAAATGAGCTAGCGAGTTTGATGAAGGCAGCCCAAACACCGTTAGCTAACTTGGCTAGTTACTGTGGAACCGGCGGAGGCGAGCGGAAAGTTCACCGCGGACTTGCGAGTCGTCGTCGGTAAATCACAGCGGCTCAAAGCGCGTATTGGACATTTACTAACACGATCCACTTTTAAACCAAAGCCATCCGTGGTGTTAACCGCGCTACCGTGAGAGTGATCGCCGTCTCACTAACAAGAGTCCGATCGAAGGGTTCTTCGGCGGGGAGAAAAAACAGGTCTGCCTCGGCTTTAACGGTGCAGCGGCGTCTCCAGCTCTAACGCTACTTCCAGGGGTCTCGCATGTTTCTGCCTGCTCCGACTTGGCAAACAAActtaacaaaaaacacattcactatCGATATATCTTGTATTTATCACTAAAAACCTGCACACGATCATCGTGTTTTCAAACACTGGTTCGGATGAATTGATTTTTTGTTCTAGCGTCATTCCCGAGCCTCACAGCTGGAAGCCTGGATTCATATACCATTGTTTTGCTCGGGGTTACTTGCTCCTGGCTTTGCTCGTTTTAAAAACTGCTTTTGCCGCCAACGCAGAAAAGCCTGACGCGAGTGAAATGTTGTTCGGCGAGCTACCAAGGCTTTCCCCCCCGGATAAGAGTGAACTTACTTGGAAAAGAAACGTACTCCAGCTCGGCTCCATTTCCACACTTACTAATTCTGTAGGAAACCTGGTAGAAGCCTACAACAAAGCAACCAAACATGGCAGCTGAAACAACTTCCGGTAACCTCGAGGGCTCAACCACTGTGCGCACCAGTCAGGGGGGGGAGGGTTTAAATTTGGTTTGTTGCAGAGAAAACGTCTTGTATTTATTCTGCTCATAAAAAAAtagtgaataaaataaagtagtTAGGTTTAAAATGCATTAAAGTGCACTGTTGGGTATTATTTGGATGATTGGGCTCCAATCACGGAACTGCTCTGATTTGGTCAGATTCTTCAAACACCCCTCTGAATGTGTTATCCCCGTTTCTGCGAGGGGCATTTGTTATAGTGGCCTACTGACGCATGTGGTGGGTTTATGCCTGTTTCAGAAACACTCATGTTTCTTTAGAATAAGAAAATGAAAcgtgtttgttttactttcacaaagtgttttgtatttatttccccCTGTGATGTAAAATGTTTCAGTTAAAACGGAGCCAGAAATGATCCGCGTGATCAATTTCATTCATGggctgtgaatgaatgaaaataaataacacgGATTGCCTCCAGTGGACTAAAAATACCCTACATTACACAATTACAACACTTacattatataaacacattctttacattatattttcttATGAATTAGGGTTTGATTTcctgtgcattttaaaatgtgtgcatTTACTCCTTAGGttcgataaaaaaaaaaaagaagaagtaaaTCTCCTGATGAATGAACTTCTCCCCATTGTTTTTCACGTGACAATAAAGTCTAATAGATGAATACATTCTTTCTcatctttttatgtttataaAAATCATCCCCAATACTACATTGTTGACACATTGAGGTTACTgatttcttaaaaataaaaattaaactgtggtgcaaaaaacaaaagttttacTCAGGATGTGTCTCAACGTCACACAAACCATATCCTGTCAGAATTATTGTAATACATGTGGGTTCATTCATGATTAGTCTCAGGACTAAATGCAGTTTTATCCTTCTCTGTGGGAAACATCTTCCTGTGATCAAACAGTGTGACGCATGATTATGATTGAAAATGAGTCAACCCTCAGAACGAATAGCAACcgacacacagaggaaacacataCATCTGCATTGTGTTATCCTGATGTTTCACATCTGGCTCAAAGGTGTTCCGCAAATGAGTGTTTAAAGAAGATATATGACACAGCATACTTTCATTTCCATCAATAAATAACCACTGTCTCTGTGACAAGTCTTTCTGAATGCAGGCAGACAGTATTGGGAATCCAATATGATGATGTGTGGTCAAATGACACTTTCAATCTTGCAGACAGCTGGGACAGAAGTACAAAAGTACAGAGGCTCTGGAGTTACAAGAACAGTGGGTGATGCCAGATGACCTTCATAAGCACCAAAGCTCCgatatcagacacacacaaatgtatttcATCATCATGTCATTGCAACATCTTTCATTCACACTTGGAGAGGCATGTAAACTGTCACTATATCTATGACTTCCCCTTTCTTATTCCATACTTGCTgtaaaatttgaaaatgatagtCTATGAGGATGCAGCATTTAGTTTAAGACGGCAAAAGATACCTGAGGTCACCAAAGCAACCCGACCTAGGTTACTCTGCGACACCAGATAATGTGCAAATTGTAACGTCATCAGCTaaagaaatcattttatttccagCCCTCACATGTAACTATCTCTAATGTGCAGGACCACCAAGAGGGAGATTACATTTTCaaccctgtctgtttgtttgttttaaagtgtttgtttgtgaacaagattacTCAGAAGCTGCTGCATTGATGATCATGAAATGTGCTGGAAAGATGCGGCAAGGGTCAGTTAATAACCTTTTAAATTTTTGGTACAAATCCAGATGTGGGgttggatccaggaatttattttcacttttttaacattAGGATATCTGGCCTTTtccaacattttccttgattttctTATggatgatgataaaaaaaaaaatcaggcatgtttagggggagttgctgtttatgtgtgtttgaattttgaacaacaaacaaatcaggTGAATCTACTGGTTTCATTCAACATttcctttttagtttttcaaagaGGACTGTCCAGCTTTTTGCCTGTGCCTTTGTTTCAGAGTGTCTTTCACTGATTTTTTGTAAAACTTCATTATAACAGAGAAAATTGATTTACGGTGCTGCAGGGGCTCTTCACATTATATTTTGAAGGTCATTAAAGGGCCTCCATTAAGACAAAAGTATAAAAATTGTCTGGGAGCTCGAGAGCATGTATTTCAGCTCTGAAATCAAAGTGGAAACAGATCCACGCATGTGTCGGTATGTTGTGCACACTCTTTCCAGTAGCTTCCCTGAACCCTCTGCTCGTTGGTGAATGGCTGTTCAGTGAAGGTGCCCCCATTGTGCATTTCAATCTTTGTCCCACTGTACATTGAAAGCCTTTATTCACATACAGTGCAATGAACGTTTCAGTTAGAGTTAGGGAATATGTGAGGTCAGCCCATTCTGCTCTCTCTCATCCAGCTCACAAGATACAATAACATTCGGCAATGGGCTCCACTTGAAAATACAGTTATGCAGATTGCTTCCTCTGATCATTTTCCAGCTTTGGATAAGGAAGACGCAGATTCTCCAAAGGTAAGCACCTCCTGGACAGAAAAAACTTCAAAAAATGATTATGTTTTTGgcttcttttatgtttttaaatgtattttcctgGTTAATTTCAAACGAGACGTTGAATTAGTTTAGTTAATGTATAATAGGAGAATGTATTAATACTCACTGAGCCTTTTTTACTAAAAGAAACTGCTTACTATTGATTACTGATTTAATAATACTTTGACTAGTATATCAAATACACATGTTATTATATTTCATGCCGttattcttttaaatcttttaatcCAAAGTGTAAACTTTAACTGAAAGTCTTGCTAGATTGTGACATACGAACAAGAGTTGATGACACACTGAAAAATGTTCTTTACTGTAGTTACAAAAAGCTCTCCATGTCAATATTTCAATTGAGATAATATGTGAATGTCACACATGTGCAAATACATCTGGTTTCATGCTCCTGCTTCCTTGGTAAGACTGCTGGTTCATATTTAGGGCACTTTTCTGAGGAGTGCAGGGTGTAACAGTAACCTCTACTGTTTGATTATAGATGAGGtattgatgaaaaaagaaacattatgaCTGACAAGTGTATCTAGTGTATTTACTATTGTGTTTCCACAGAAATGGGAGACTGGTCCATTCTTGGCCGCTTCCTAACAGAGGTTCAAAACCACTCCACAGTCATCGGTAAGATATGGCTGACAATGCTGCTCATCTTCCGCATCCTGCTGGTGGCCCTGGTGGGTGACGCCGTCTACAGTGACGAGCAGTCCAAGTTCACCTGCAACACCCTCCAGCCCGGGTGCAACAACGTGTGCTACGACACTTTCGCTCCTGTGTCACACTTACGTTTTTGGGTCTTTCAGATCGTCCTCGTATCCACTCCCTCGATTTTCTACATTGTCTATGTCTTGCAAAAAATCACCAAGAATGAaaaggtggaggtgaagaagatcGAAGTGGTACCCAGGTCCTCACCTGCACTTGAAAAGGAGAGACATACGGAGGGAGGTAAGGAGAGCGGCATCCCTTTCAACACAAATGAGGCCTGGAGCTCTCGGGAGGGCGAGTGTGAAGAGAAGAGTCATctggaagaggaaatgaaagaagtaGGGAAGGACCCGACCCAGCTTTCCAGCCAAGTGCTGCTCATCTACATCATCCATGTGTTGCTGCGCTCCATCATGGAGATAATCTTCCTCATTGGACAGTATTACCTCTTTGGATTTGAAGTCCCCCACCTTTTCCGCTGTGAAACCTACCCCTGTCCTAACCGAACTGACTGCTTTGTGTCTCGAGCCACAGAGAAAACCATCTTTCTCAACTTCATGTTCAGTGTCAGTCTCGGTTGCTTCATCTTGAACATTGTGGAGCTGCATTATCTGGGCTGGATCTACATTTTCCGGGTGCTCTTCTCTGCATGCTGCACCTGCTGCGACCCAAACAGGGACCCCATGCAGGTAGAACTGTATTCCGACAACAACCCACTGCTGCTTGAGCTCAAACACTCCTTGCGTGGCAGGGTCGTCCTGCAGACCTCTCCTGCCATGTCGTGCGACAAGAGCGGTGGCGTCTCCAACCAGGCCCCGGCCATCTCCTTTGAGACGGACTCTACACTGGAGTGCACGTCGAAGAGGAATGTAGATGAGAAGGAGCGCGCCAAAACTAGACAGCACAATATGGCAAAGATAGGAAGGAGCAAGAAGTCATGGCTGTAAAGCTCtagttttcttttgtgttttactgtaaatatatattctttCCATCTTTGACtgcatttgtgttgatttaaacTGAAATTCTTTCAAGCTAGATCACGTAGAATCGGCTTCATGAGAGAAAATTAAAGGTTCTGTGATCAGCCATGAAATTTCAGTATAAcagtttcagtgtgtttatttCCTCCAAAGATATCATCTGTGTACGTGCACTTTGCTATAACAGGCTTTTAGAGATTTGGAGGTGTTGTAATTTCCTCTATATTCACTGTATTGGGAAGaaactgtgtaaaaatgtttttctgcttttctgtaaATATAGTCAAACCAATGTATAGTCTTTGCTGTGAGTTATTCATACTTACCTTCTCCTACACTTACATTATCATGACTGACAAAACAAAGTTTATATCCCAACAGGCAGATGATTCATTTAGGCACCAGTCCTGTTAAGCAGCAATGCTCAAGGACTCTGATGTTGTTCAGTCTCTATGTTGTGTCTGATTCtcattgttttgtctttcttaATTGTGCTGCAGGAAGCAAAATGTAATCAGTCAGTGGAGTGCAACTTGCAACATGTCTGTATGATAGAATGACAAAAGGAGTCAGATCTTCTCTGTCACGATCAGATGTACTTCCTGCTGTGCTACATGTGAGTACATATCACATAGTTTACCAAGTCAAGAGGATATGTTATGTTTGATCATTTGGATAATTACAAAAGGTCTGATGCAACATGGAAGGCACAGGTTGGGGGGAACTAGagttacacaaacaaacaaaaaaaatgtaaaaagaaaagtccaacaacaaaacaatcgaatcaatacacaaaaatataacatatgaaaaataaaaaccttgcaGGATGAGGATAATTTTACTGGAACTGCTTCCTGTGTTCTGGCTCACATATGTAAAAACACCAGGAGGGGTCACTGCTGTCCAGTTTACACTGATGCTGCATTCAAGTACTATTGGAcctatttaaatttaaacaccAATGAACCAAAAGATATTAAACTTATCCACATATCATATGAACAGACAGATTGATACTTTTTGTATTAGAGACAGTTTGTGAAGTAGTGAAGAAAAAGTTTAAAACCTACTCAAGCGTTATTACACACATATGTTATGaactttattacatttttaagaaTGTTTAATTTTGTGTTGTTAAAGCCCTGAACTGATGcgtgtttatttttctgctgttggttttattaaaacaaaaaggcaaGATTGACTGCATTCACTATGGGTCAGGTTTGGTAAATCGGAGCTTACAACGAGCCCTCGAACGCATCACAAGTACATTTCCTTGCAGCTCCTGTCAATCCTGAGGAGGAAGATGCAGCAAACTTGTGGGAAGacaacaacacagtgattacagGTAAGTCCCCGTCACATCTGCTCACAGTGGTTACTCTAAATAGTTTTATATGAATGACATGTTTACTGGCTGTTCTGTTCCCTGAGGTGCTGGAGAATGAGGGCAAAGCAGCTTAAAGCCAGAGCATTATAGTCAAGCTGTGGGATAGTAGCACATATAACGTAGCTGTGCTGTAAAGTGAATTCACTGAAGCTAAAAGACAAGGTTTTAATGATTTCCTGCAGTAAAACAAGTTACTATGAGAATTTGCATTGGATGTGAAGTGACTGTAATTTGCCTTCGGGCTGTTTCAGAGTCTCTTTAAACCCAGGACACGTGATTTAGAGTGGATTAAGTGCGAATTTATTGTTTATGGCTTTTCAACAACAAAGCAGGGTTAGTAGCTGGACGTGCACGTTCAATGGAGAGTGTTATGCACGAGTGTTGAGATGCAGCAGGTGCACGAGTGTAATGGTGGACGTGTGACAGCAGAGCAGGTGAGGTCAGAGCTCCTCCAGTGTGCAGGGCATCTTCACATGTGTCAGTGTAAAGGACCAAGTGGGTTTTTTAGAGCTTCCAAAACTTCTTCACAGTTGAGCCCCTCTAAAAATGTTGCAAAACCTCAGAGGCCTCCAGCCAGATTTTCTCATTAGCAGGAACGTAGCACATCAAACATTAAAGTGAGATCAATGCTCTGTTATGTCAGTGTGCACTAATAATACTGTTGCCATTATAACCAGAGAATAATCATCAGAAATAATCATGATTTCATTATTGATAAAAACAACCATGATTACTATATCAACCATAAGTATGCTATTTTCTGTTCACAAGTAcccaaataaaataagaataatataaGAATCATACTTAATCAGATGTATTTTagtatattttcttttcccagagcgaagaatatatattttgatgaaTTTACAATATGGAAGAATTTTATAGCCCACTCTGAAATCCACTTGCAGAACCAGTAGGCCGCAGCCAACATTGAGGAAAACACCACATTCAATACGTCGTGCTAAATGCACATTTCAGCAATTATGGATATAATGCCTTTAGTTTGAACTTTTGCAAATGATGTGTCATGGCTCCATTACACTGTAATGGAGTGTATTTTATGtaatgcttttctagtctttctgaccactcaaagcactttacagttcaAGCCACCCTATGACAATAGATGTATTATTTTGTCAGAGGAACATGACTGATGcttgatattttaaaaccaTTATCATAAAAGTgcacaataattaaaaacatgttgatgcATTTGTGGTTTCTTATCAAACATCCTCGAGTTAATATTTTTGGGATTGGTCAGTTATTATGAAATATGTAACAGATTCATCTCACATCTGTGATCAGCTGAAGGCAGAACCCTACAGTTGTCTAAATGAATCAACTTTAATAGCATTAATAAACCTAGGCTAATAAGTTGTGACAATCTGAGCTATTGATTATCGGTTGTTGTGACACAGTGAAGTAACAGCTGGAACAAAATTACTCTCACGCCTAATTTCTCACAAACTACTTGATCCAACTTCTCAGGGCATAATGAGCTCCTAATATTGATTTGATGCATAAGAAGTTGAAGTGGGGCTCTCAAGTGTTTAATGAGCTGCAATCAGTTTACTAGCACTCGTCGTATTGAGGGAAAAAGAAGCACATTATGGTTCACAAGATATTAAGTGTGAGGGTTGACAGAGCAAGGACTGATGAGGGGAAACATATGGCTGAAAAACATTGCAAGCTGAATTACATGATTGTAAAGCAGCAAAGAAAGACCTGTAATGCCTGTGCGCAGGCCTCACAGGCGGGGAAAGATGTGATGTGGAGGtaaattaatttgaaataaatgtaaatgttttagaAAACGCATCTTCAGAGTGAAAACGACCGCAACCCTTACACTTCCCTCtagaacaaaagaaaatcttaGGGCGAAGAATGAGGAGTATTTCAGTAAAGGACAAAAGAGGATGAGAAAAATGCTCATCACAAAAGAGGTGAGGTTGAATGAGATGCTCAAGGTGGAGATCGAGACAATTGAGTCGTTATAGGATCGCAAAGCAGAAGTTTTTGGTTGTTGAGCTTCAGCTGAGGTCCTCTGAGCAGAAAGGACTCCAGAAGTGTGAGAGCACAACACAGTGCCCTTCGGTTGAAGATCAAAAAATCAGAGAGGCAGACGGAGAAGATAAGACAGACCAAAAGAACACAGAGCAGCTAACAGCATGTGGACAAAATGCAATTCCTAACAGTCAGCGTGTGGAAGTTAAGGAGGTcaagaaggaggaggtggatgaggagaagatggaggaagtAAGAACTGAACCAGGAGCTGTGGACGACCCACTGACACTAAGAAAGAAGAGGCCTTCACGTCGGAAGAGGTTCATCAACTCCTTCTCTTGTGGCTCCTGCTGCATCGAATCAGATTGTTCTGGAGCTGAGCCTGAATCACAGTTAGGAATTTATTATTAACACCAAGCTGAAACTAATGCAGCACTAATCCAACAATCCTGCGGTAAATCCTCATTCATGAAGGTTATAATGTGCAGTTATTATTGAATTTGTTCTAGAGAAGTGCTGACACAGCTTTATTTATAGACAGCAGAGTGTATTGTCTTTTACAGAAAATGGAATTTCCTTACATGATTTCCAAACTCTAGGAGACTTAGGCCTTTGGTCCATACTAATGtgaatttattaattattaataaaaggATATCTATCCACTTCCATCTGAACCTTGTATTTGTAGTGTTAAGTCGTATGagacaaattattatttgttaatatgagctatacaaatataatttgattgattgattgatgattgttGATGGGCTTTTATGGTGTTGCTGGTGCAGACCCTTGTCTCTTGAGTTTCAGTCCCTCTtgacaaatgtaaaagttaTTTATCTGTTTCAGAGTCAAAAACTAAAAGAGAGCAGTTTGGTGGCTGCTTGGAGTTGCAACTTGGGCAGCAGGTTAATCTTTGATGATGAAACTCCCCCAAAAAACCTGATAAGGAGAATTTCCTGAATCACtatgaggaaacaaaaactgcaCAGACCTCACAGTCTCACCCTGACGTGCCCACAGTATCACAAGAG is part of the Paralichthys olivaceus isolate ysfri-2021 chromosome 15, ASM2471397v2, whole genome shotgun sequence genome and encodes:
- the LOC109628520 gene encoding gap junction delta-2 protein-like, with translation MGDWSILGRFLTEVQNHSTVIGKIWLTMLLIFRILLVALVGDAVYSDEQSKFTCNTLQPGCNNVCYDTFAPVSHLRFWVFQIVLVSTPSIFYIVYVLQKITKNEKVEVKKIEVVPRSSPALEKERHTEGGKESGIPFNTNEAWSSREGECEEKSHLEEEMKEVGKDPTQLSSQVLLIYIIHVLLRSIMEIIFLIGQYYLFGFEVPHLFRCETYPCPNRTDCFVSRATEKTIFLNFMFSVSLGCFILNIVELHYLGWIYIFRVLFSACCTCCDPNRDPMQVELYSDNNPLLLELKHSLRGRVVLQTSPAMSCDKSGGVSNQAPAISFETDSTLECTSKRNVDEKERAKTRQHNMAKIGRSKKSWL